In the genome of Mesorhizobium sp. NBSH29, the window TGATAAGAGGCTTGCTGCAGCTGGTGAAATAAGCAGTCGCGTCGAAGTGGGGCTTAACGTCGGCTTCAAACGAGGTCAGGAACGCAGTGCGCGTCTTGTCTCGAATGTTGTCAGCAGTGAAATCTTTGGTGAACCACTTTTCGGTGAGATCGATAGTACCCGCAAATAGCGCTGCGATCGCCTTGTTGAGCTTCTCCGGTTCCATTTTGGAATAGGCGGCGAAGGAGGTGCCAATTTCTCGCGTTTTGGCATCCGATTTCATGCCGTAATCGATTGTCTCGATTTTGATACGAGAGGGTCGACCACCACCATGCGTCGAATTCACCGATTGCTCGAGGATGGCGGCGAGCAAAGCCAGGGCCTTTCCCGGCTGGGCCACAATTTCATGTTGGAGAGCTTTCGTTGCGGTGTGGCCGATGATGTCCTTGAGGGGCTGTGACAAGGCGAGGGGATCCTTTGCCTTGGCACTGGTCGATTCATCGGCGCCGCCTTTGCCGCCTTTCTCCGCGGTGCTTGGTCGAAGCACCCCCTTTTGAACTCTCATAGTCTCTGTGTCGATAAGGACGCCTGATATCGCCATTTGGTCGGGAGTGAAAAGCGATTGTCGCGAGTTGAGTTCGTCGAACTCGGCATCGAGCGCATTGTAGCTGGCGAGTTCATCGCTCGATAAGCATTCTGGATCGACATCGCTGGTCAGTTCGGAAATAGCGTCTAGCCGATTCAGCTGCTCCGGGGTCAACGCAACTTGCGTTGGATGCAACCGCTTCACCGACCATATATCTTCGCCGAATTCTTCGGTAGTTTCGAAGAACGACCACCCCTCTAGCAGTGCCTCCTCGCGCATCTCGGCAAGGCGGGCATCCTTTAGGTCGGCGATGAGTTCTGCGCTCGACCAGTAAACCTCTTCACCGAACAGATCCTGCTCGACGATGCCGCCTGCAGCGAGGTAGCGTTCCTCGGTGATGAACTCGGCAAGGCTGCTCGACGCCCTCACACTTTCGCGGCGCAATGCGCTGGTGATGGATTGCGGATTATTTCGCTGATATGAACCATCCAAGCGCGAAAAGCAGGCAAGCTGGGCCTCGGGGTCCGAACTGGCTGTGTAAGCGGCAGCGGCCGCAAAGCCGAGCACACCATTCTCGAACGCCGTGAGAATAACTGGGTGCAGTTTTCCAAGCGCCAGGCGCCCTTTGACGAAGCGTTCCGTTTGACCAAAACGCAGGGCTATATCTTCGGTTGTTGCGCCGAGATCTGCCAAGTCCTTGAATGCTCGAAATTCGTCGGTGGGGGACATCTCGCGCCGAATGATGTTTTCGGCAAGGGACATTCCCAAAGCCCTTCTGTCGTCGACGTCGCGGTCGATAACGGGGATGGCAAAATCGTTGGGGAGCTCCTTTTCAGCTATCAGCTCGGCCAGCGCACGCATTCTGCGGCCGCCAGCAAGGACACGATAGCGCTGCCCACCGAGATCTGCGTCGCCGGCCTGGGGTGGTCTGACGGCAAGAGGCTGAATGATCCCATAGGAGAGGATCGAGGCTTTCATCGACCGGATGCTGTCCTGGTCATATTTTTTCCGTGCGTTGACGCCGTCAAGAACGAGGCGGTCAAAGGTGACGTTGAATTGTTGGTGATTGATTTCCATGCTGAATCTCCTTGTTGTGCATGGTTGCGGGGGTAAACAGGCGGGGCCAACGGGCCCCGCCTGTGGACATCAGGCAGCGTCGGTTTGCTTGAAGAGAGTTATGGCTTCGTCGCGTGCCATGAGATTGAGAATGGGCACGTCGTCGCCGTGCTTCGCCTTGAGCAACGCAACGAGCGAATCCATCTCCAATTTTCCCTTTGGCACTTCATAGATGCGGCCTTGGGCTCGGTAGAGAACCTTGCGCTTAAGCGCCTTGTTCATGTCGCGCTCGACCATGTGGTCAGAAATTTGATCGGCACACCAGATTTCGAGGTCGCACGACGTTTCAATGTCATCCGAGATGAACGCCGGGGGCAAGTTGTTGGCAATCCAGGCGTTCACGCCGTTCAGCATTCCCTGCTCGATGCGCTGTTCGTCGCACCCACCGTGTCCAGCGTTTCCCACGGTTCCCACGTTGCTCCCGTCGACCCAAAGGGTGGCCGAGTAGCAGTAGGTCTCGTGGGACATACCCTCGTTGACCTCGATGTTTTTCAGTTCCAGTTTCATGATCTCTCCGTTGCTGCATTGTTGCGGGGGTAGTGGAAGTTCTAAGTCCAGACCCGTCTGTGAAAAAGGACAGCCGGGCCCGCTATCGCCGGCAGGGACTCGGGGTCCGTGCCGGGATTGTGTGTGAGCCAGTTGTTCCGGTAAATCTCGGTGGCTCTTACATTCCGAATTCCGCCGCCGCTGTCATCGCCGACGAACATATCTTTGTAGGTCTCGCAGTCGAGGACTCGCACTCTCTCGAGTCCCTGGCCGTCGAGGTAGGGTTCGACGACGACGCGCAGCTCGCTCAGAGTTGGGCTGGACTTCATTTCCAGCCACACCTCCTTTTTGGCGCCGATCACCGGAATGATTGTGATCATTGTTGGGAAATGGTCCATCACCGGATGGCTTCCGTAGGGGCCTCATCATGATAGTATCGAACCATGCCGATCAGGGCATAGGCTGACACCTTCCGACCGTAGCGGTTGCAAATTTTTTCTGCGGGTGTATCGCCTATCTCGGCGACCTGATTGGGCCATGAAGGGTGAGCGCCTTTGCGAGCCTCAATCGCTTCCTCAAGAGTTGGGAAAATCATCCAAGGAATTATCAGGCTACTTTGGCTGTCAAACTCGTCAACAAGACATCCTTTTGCCATGTCAACACCCCTCGCAAACCGGAGTAAGGCCCAACTTTTCGCCCAACTCATAGTTGCTCCGGTGCGCGGCCATGACCGCTCCTGCTGCTTTGTCGGGGTCTGGGAAACTAGCCGGCTCGATAAAAGGGCAGCCGTCGCTATCGACGCAGTGGGACAAAATGAGCGGGATCACCTCCCAATCATAAGCAATGGTATCGAAGAAATTTTTATCGGCCGATGTGCAGATGTCGTAGACCTCCAGGCACCACTGGCCGAGCGGGATTGATGCATGACGCATCTGAACTGATCCGACGCCTTCGCGAAGTTCATGCCATCGCTGGTCGCCTTTCCCGTCCGGCGCGTTAACTGTCCAATCGTTGATGCACTCCCATACGCAAAGCGCAGCTTCCATCTCGAGGTGAGTGTAAGAACCCTTACCGCGGCGCTCGTTGGAAAGATCGTCCGGGATAGGAAGAGCACGGCCCTCAAAGGCTGCGACGCCTTCCCACGCGCGGGTCAGGTAGGTCGTTCGGTCGGTTACGGCCTGTTTAGGACTGTCCCAACGGTCATCCTCCAGGGCGAAGGCGAGGGCCTGCTTGAAGTTGTCGGCGATGTAGGTCGTCTGCCGGTAGAATGGAACGCGGTAGGTCGCTTCGATGGTGAACATCGGCATAGTCAGTCTCCTTGTTTGCCATAATTGGCGGGTGGTCGTTCAGGGTTTTAGCAGGACGTATTCACCTTTAACGATGTCGATTTCGATGCGACGCAGCGGCACGCCGAGCTCTTCGGCGTGATAGTCGCGAAGCGCATCGATTTGCGCTTGGCAGTAAATTGTCCATTCCCCATTATCAATGGGCGGCTGGTTGTTGCTGAAGCGTCGAAAGACATCCTTAGCATCGACCTCGTACTGAGCATGGAGGAGGCGGTCGGCCTCCTCCCATAGAGCTTCGCTGATCGACTTGGCACCCATCAATCACGCCGTTCCCTTGGTCGGATAGGCTTTGGCAAAATCGGCCATTTTGGTCGCTCGCCACTCGTCAATTTCGGCCTGGATCAAGCCCATGCGTCTCATGTCGTTCTCCGTAGGGTCGGCGTCCGGATCGAGCGTGGCCATGATGCTGGTCCAAATATGCTCGGCGCCGCTCATATATGCATCCCGCAGCCGGGCTAGGTCAGGCGCAGTGGCAGGGTCAACCTTGTGACGCATGCACCAGGCTGCGAAGCCACCAACGATAAGCCTGCCATCGTTGATCAAATTGTGGGTGAAAGCGATGCCGGCTTTCTCCGCCGGTGTCAGCTTGTCCTTCTTTCGCTTTGCTTCGCCCATTTCATGCACTCCTGATTGCGGCGAAGCCTTTGATCTTCACGCGTTCCATTGTCATTTCCCAGAGAGCGCCAAATTCGCCCCGACCCTTTCCAACCCACTCGCGGAATTTTGTCTGGTTTTGATCGTTCAGCGCGTCGTGCAGTGTCAGCATCATTCGGGCAGTTGACCGATCGAGAAGAAGCGGATCGAACGCGCCGGCATGCGCATCGTTGAAGTGCCATGTCTCTCCACGGAACTCGCCTTCATCGGGCCATACGAATGCAGTGGAGAGGCCGTCTGCGATCGACTTGAGCACGTCGAAACTTGCCATGGTGCAGTCTTTCCATGACGAGGGGCGGTCCAGCTTGCGCTTACCCATTTGCGTGCCCCCCATTTGTGGCCAGCTTCGCGACGCGGGCAGCGGCCTCTCGGTTGAGATTGTCCCAGAGGCTGCCGTTCACCCAAGCCCACCCAGCTCTGTCGTGCGCCTCGTAGGCTTTTTTGGCGAGATTAAGGGTGTAGGGGTCGAGCTGCGGCTTTCTACCGGCGAGCACGGCGCGGATCGCGGCGAGTTGGTCATCGATGCCTTCCTGCATCGGGTCGCCCTCGAAACCGGCCATGAATTGCTCGGCCAGATGCAAGGCAGACAACATCATGTAATTCGGGCCGGTATCGTCGACATAGGCGAGGGCGCCACACTCCGGGCATTCGCCTGCCGGAACGATCTCTCCAGGATCAATACGCTGCTCCATGTCCTTGATCGCAGCGAGATCCGAAAAGTGCGTGACCCTGCCACAATCGGCACACCGGCAGGGTGAATAGTCGTTGTAGTAATTCAATTGAACGTGGGACATTTTGGGGTTTCTCCATGTTTTGCCATACTCGGCGGGTTGGTCGACTATTTTGTTCGTCGGAGCTTTCGTGCCATGTGCTCCATTTTAACGACGGTCATGATTACCGGCTTCAACTCAGCCGGCGCGGCGTCGTAGCCGCGCCCCCACTTTCCGTTTAGGCGTGGCAGCAGTGCGCGGGGCACCAAGGCCCAATTTGAAGGGTGAGTGTTCCCCTTGTTACCGTCGAGACATTTCAGGCAGTGGCCTTCTGGCACTGGCCCGTTAATTTCCTCCCAAAGCAACATATGGACGCCGCGCCACCGCGATTGAAGTGGAAGGCCATCGTGCACCTTGCGTTCGACGTACCCTTCCTTTGAACGGCGCTCAGCGCCAACCGGCTTGTAGTTTACGTTGGCTCGGCCGGTCAGGTTCCCTTTCTTGAACTGTGTCTGCGCAGAGTTGGCATTGAAGGGCATTTTCTTACCTTTGTTCGCCGGCGTCGCGCCTTTCTCAAAATGCCCGTCGCGTCCGGTTTTCCAGCCGTTGCGAGTGCACAGCGCTTTGATGTCATCGACTTTGATGTCAGAACGCACGAACTCCTTCACGAACGCTTCGTGCAATGCGCGCCGGCTCATAGACTGCCGAGATTCTATGAAGGACAATTCCTCCGCGCTATAGCGGCGGTTTCGTTGTCGCCCGACAAAGCGCCCAGGCTCGCGCCCAACCTTCCAGCCATATCTCTTACGCAGTGCGTGAAGGTGGGGCGCTTTCACATCGTCGCGGCCGAAGGCTTCCACAAACGCGCGATGATAATCGCTGATCACCATCATCCGGTTGGCATCGAGCCATGCCAGTTCGATGCTGGAATAGATGATCTTGCCTCGCTTCACGACTTCTCACCCTCAATCTGCTTCACAGCCGATGACGGCTGCGCTGAGAGCATGGGCAGGTCTTTTCGGAACCTGTCACCATGGTTCGCCACAAGCGTGGCGGCCTGAATGCCCAGACGTGCATTTTCTACAATCTGATCGGCAACTTTTACCATGCTGTCAGATCT includes:
- a CDS encoding ParB/RepB/Spo0J family partition protein, giving the protein MEINHQQFNVTFDRLVLDGVNARKKYDQDSIRSMKASILSYGIIQPLAVRPPQAGDADLGGQRYRVLAGGRRMRALAELIAEKELPNDFAIPVIDRDVDDRRALGMSLAENIIRREMSPTDEFRAFKDLADLGATTEDIALRFGQTERFVKGRLALGKLHPVILTAFENGVLGFAAAAAYTASSDPEAQLACFSRLDGSYQRNNPQSITSALRRESVRASSSLAEFITEERYLAAGGIVEQDLFGEEVYWSSAELIADLKDARLAEMREEALLEGWSFFETTEEFGEDIWSVKRLHPTQVALTPEQLNRLDAISELTSDVDPECLSSDELASYNALDAEFDELNSRQSLFTPDQMAISGVLIDTETMRVQKGVLRPSTAEKGGKGGADESTSAKAKDPLALSQPLKDIIGHTATKALQHEIVAQPGKALALLAAILEQSVNSTHGGGRPSRIKIETIDYGMKSDAKTREIGTSFAAYSKMEPEKLNKAIAALFAGTIDLTEKWFTKDFTADNIRDKTRTAFLTSFEADVKPHFDATAYFTSCSKPLINDALVEMTGNIGKGPKKSDMVVEAANACAATGWIPKPLRTKGWKILKA
- a CDS encoding HNH endonuclease; its protein translation is MMVISDYHRAFVEAFGRDDVKAPHLHALRKRYGWKVGREPGRFVGRQRNRRYSAEELSFIESRQSMSRRALHEAFVKEFVRSDIKVDDIKALCTRNGWKTGRDGHFEKGATPANKGKKMPFNANSAQTQFKKGNLTGRANVNYKPVGAERRSKEGYVERKVHDGLPLQSRWRGVHMLLWEEINGPVPEGHCLKCLDGNKGNTHPSNWALVPRALLPRLNGKWGRGYDAAPAELKPVIMTVVKMEHMARKLRRTK